From a single Arachis hypogaea cultivar Tifrunner chromosome 3, arahy.Tifrunner.gnm2.J5K5, whole genome shotgun sequence genomic region:
- the LOC112789248 gene encoding hexokinase-3: MERKVVVVVAVSVAAVACGMAAAAVGWRVRKRREWKKAVRVVREVEEECETSVERLRQVVDAMAVEMHAGLASEGGSKLKMLLTHVHNLPNGSERGTYYALDLEGTYFRVLRVHLNGQQSAILEHEVELQTIPQHLLTSTSKDFFDFIASSLKEFVEKEGDDSELSVARRKELGFTFSFPIKQISVCSGILITWTKGFSIVDMVGKDVPACLQEALVQKGLDLRVAALVNDTVGTLALGHYHDADTVAAIVIGTSTNACYLERTDAIIKCQGLLTTSRSMVVNMEWGNFWSSHLPRTSYDIDLNAESPNPNDQGFEKMISGMYLGDIVRRIILKMSLESDILGHISSKFSMPFILSTPMIAAMHEDDSPNLREVERILKDILEVPDVPLKVRKLMMKVCGIVTRRAARLAAAGIVGILKKIGRDGSGGITGGRRSDMKMRRTVVAIEGGLYSNYTLFREYLHEALHEILGEDIAKHVILKVTEDGSGIGTALLAASHSSNNVDRI, from the exons ATGGAGAGAaaagtggtggtggttgtggcGGTAAGCGTGGCGGCGGTGGCGTGTGGGATGGCGGCGGCGGCTGTGGGATGGAGGGTGAGGAAGAGGAGGGAGTGGAAGAAGGCGGTTAGGGTGGTGAGGGAGGTGGAGGAAGAGTGTGAGACGAGTGTGGAGAGGCTGAGGCAGGTGGTGGACGCCATGGCCGTTGAGATGCACGCTGGTTTGGCATCAGAAGGTGGCTCCAAGCTCAAAATGCTTCTCACACATGTTCATAATCTTCCTAATGG GTCTGAAAGAGGAACATATTATGCACTAGATCTTGAAGGTACATATTTTAGGGTCTTGAGAGTTCATTTGAATGGTCAACAATCTGCTATCTTGGAACATGAAGTAGAACTACAAACTATTCCCCAACATCTATTGACCAGCACAAGCAAG GATTTCTTTGATTTCATTGCTTCTTCATTGAAAGAATTTGTTGAGAAAGAAGGAGATGATTCAGAGCTTTCAGTGGCCAGAAGAAAAGAACTTGGCTTTACGTTTTCCTTTCCCATCAAACAAATATCTGTTTGCTCAGGCATTTTAATAACATGGACAAAAGGGTTTTCCATTGTAGATATG GTAGGAAAAGATGTTCCTGCATGTTTGCAAGAAGCCTTGGTACAAAAAGGCCTAGATTTGCGGGTAGCTGCATTG GTTAACGACACTGTTGGAACTTTAGCCCTTGGACATTATCATGATGCTGATACTGTGGCAGCTATAGTGATCGGGACTAGTACCAATGCCTGTTATTTGGAACGAACCGATGCTATTATTAAATGTCAAGGTCTTCTCACAACATCAAGATCCATG GTTGTGAATATGGAATGGGGGAACTTTTGGTCATCTCATTTACCGAGAACATCGTATGACATTGATTTAAATGCTGAGAGTCCTAACCCAAATGATCAG GGCTTTGAGAAGATGATATCAGGAATGTATCTTGGCGACATTGTGAGGAGAATCATTCTCAAGATGTCATTAGAGTCAGATATTCTTGGACATATTTCTTCAAAGTTTTCAATGCCTTTCATACTGAG TACTCCTATGATCGCCGCTATGCACGAGGATGATTCTCCAAATTTGAGAGAAGTAGAAAGAATCCTGAAAGACATCCTTGAG GTTCCTGATGTTCCTTTAAAGGTAAGAAAACTCATGATGAAAGTATGTGGGATTGTGACTCGCCGAGCCGCTCGGTTGGCAGCAGCCGGTATAGTCGGTATCTTGAAGAAGATTGGTAGGGATGGGAGTGGTGGCATCACAGGTGGAAGGAGAAGTGATATGAAAATGAGAAGAACAGTTGTGGCAATTGAAGGAGGCTTGTATTCTAACTATACATTGTTTCGAGAGTACTTGCATGAAGCTTTGCATGAAATATTGGGTGAAGATATTGCTAAGCATGTAATTCTTAAGGTTACTGAAGATGGATCAGGTATTGGTACAGCATTGCTTGCTGCTTCACATTCATCCAATAATGTGGATAGAATATAG
- the LOC112789249 gene encoding ubiquitin-conjugating enzyme E2 20, which yields MATNTIINVHTHTETAQPNITPTKTVDSHSVLRRLQSELMALMMSGDCGISAFPEEDNIMLWKGTIKGSKDTVFEGTEYKLSLSFPNDYPFKPPKVKFETTCFHPNLDLHGNICLDILQDKWSSAYDVRTILLSIQSLLGEPNISSPLNPQAAQLWSNQEEYRKMVQKLYKTTSA from the exons ATGGCTACCAACACCATCATCAATGTCCACACTCACACTGAAACTGCACAGCCCAACATCACTCCTACAAAGACCGTTGATTCTCACTCTGTTCTTAGAAG gtTGCAGTCTGAATTGATGGCTTTGATG ATGAGTGGAGATTGTGGTATATCTGCATTTCCGGAAGAGGACAACATAATGTTATGGAAAGGGAcaattaaaggaagcaaggaCACAGTTTTTGAAGGAACTGAGTATAAGTTGTCACTCTCTTTTCCCAATGATTATCCTTTCAAGCCTCCTAAAGTCAAGTTTGAAACTACCTGCTTCCATCCCAATCTTGATCTTCATGGCAACATTTGCTTGGACATACTTCAG GATAAATGGTCATCTGCTTACGATGTTAGAACAATTCTTCTATCCATACAAAGTCTGCTTGGAG agCCAAACATTAGTTCACCACTAAATCCACAAGCAGCACAGCTTTGGAGCAATCAAGAAG AATACAGGAAGATGGTACAGAAGTTGTACAAAACAACAAGTGCTTAG
- the LOC112772415 gene encoding protein MAIN-LIKE 1-like yields MGDDPGRLYRLDGVAHIAGVINNEPRRCISNVRRQQGMRLDERWFRLDEPLVSAFVERWRPETHTFHMSFGECTITLQDVAYQLGLPVDGHYVSGCLTDFHLYIEGGRPARQWFHELLGVVPPENQVQKFAVNCTWFQETFGECPDGADEETLFADKSGNRIHIRWLPYVARLEEMGGYSWGSAALAWLYRCMCQVANRHVVKLAGPLQLLQSWIFWKFPSFRPTGYDEIRWPLSSRWSGYNPGISNKGPRVQMVRLKIDLLQPRDFIWIPYSALHVIQVVHPEVLEPRHTMLWRCVTSLISFAVVEWHQVDRVLPQFGGVQPPRVPP; encoded by the exons atgggggacgatccggggaggctttatcgtttggatggagttgCTCATATCGCCGGGGTGATCAACAACGAG CCTCGTCGTTGCATATCCAACGTTAGGCGGCAGCAGGGGATGCGTCTTGATGAGag ATGGTTCCGACTAGACGAGCCCCTAGTCAGCGCATTCGTCGAGAGGTGGCGGCctgagacgcacaccttccacatgtcgttcggagagtgcaccatCACGCTTCAGGACGTTGCATACCAGCTGGGGTTGCCAGTGGACGGACATTACGTCAGTGGTTGCCTGACGGACTTCCACCTGTACATTGAGGGTGGGAGGCCAGCTCGGCAGTGGTTCCATGAGTTGCTCGGTGTTGTACCTCCCGAGAACCAGGTTCAGAAATTCGCAGTCAACTGCACCTGGTTCCAGGAGACATTTGGAGAGTGTCCCGACGGGGCTGATGAGGAGACA ctgtttgccgacaagtccggcaaTCGTATACACATCAGATGGCTACCCTATGTTGCTcggcttgaggagatgggtggCTACAGTTGGGGGTCGGCGGCACtggcatggttgtaccggtgcatgtgccaaGTCGCTAACAGACATGTCGTGAAGTTAGCTGGGCCTTTACAGTTACTGCAGTCTTGGATCTTCTGGAAGTTTCCTTCATTTAGGCCTACTGGGTATGATGAGATTAGATGGCCCCTTTCCTCGAG ATGGTCTGGTTACAATCCTGGGATTAGCAACAAGGGACCTCGGGTACAGATGGTTCGCCTGAAGATCGACTTGTTACAGCCTCGGGAT TTCATATGGATACCCTATAGCGCACTCCACGTCATCCAGGTTGTCCATCCCGAGGTCTTGGAGCCGCGGCATACGATGTTATGGCGGTGTGTGACGTCCCTGATTTCTTTTGCGGTGGTCGAGTGGCATCAGGTTGATAGAGTTTTACCGCAGTTTGGCGGCGTTCAGCCCCCCCGTGtcccgccctga
- the LOC140182915 gene encoding uncharacterized protein, which yields MHLVGPSSHFCPFNLATGSDSTNEHHVGACLPPPLLDPNPVRACLCHCSNKNHLHQIQAFMLTAVDVEKSLEELWRDAESKGKLRRDQDPKAVEANSSVVLIFHVVAGDMCSVLGLEEKKKSLDERGEGEEGGETRLVSTNAILLQTTEGVKFICENPLDVIIPFIISFEELKGVICEKIDSERARKISCILYRYPIPVFGGFVQYQTKYVTDEPSMQEMFSMYIENRSQISFIELYVEFEQSEADWNILREDYNSDSEEEFKSNYEFVAPNGDEDQGDGTMAPDVTEVANALANEVPFEEPSFMRVLDLEAMHVPEFPEYMTEAEIPIVEDGEFRVGMEFSSREAVIKAVKDYSIRRSVDYRVSLISRKYCWVIRRYNGSHTCTRATISQDHSKLDSITIAEAIKPLVEADPSLKVKSVIAEVQSRFNYTVSYRKVWLAKQKAVEKIFGGWEVDETHLYGKYKGCLLVAVSQDGNNNIVPIAFAIVEGETSDAWHFFLSNLCQHVATRDGVGLISDRHESINAAVERSNGAWSPPRAFHMFCIRHIESNFLRTFKAPYLQKLVVNIGYSRTVREYEVHYQRLRERGEAYTNWLNRIPREQYALAFDGGYRWGHMTTNLVECINSVLKGARNLPITALVKATFYRLNELFTRKRVEAEARINAGHVFSDIVTSKLHANQLASGNIQMDQVRRVYRARFRPLGNPATWTAYNGPRFIPNPYLRRYDG from the exons ATGCATCTAGTTGGTCCCTCGTCTCATTTCTGCCCATTTAATCTTGCTACTGGCAGTGACTCGACAAATGAACACCACGTTGGAGCTTGCTTACCTCCACCGCTCTTGGACCCTAATCCCGTCAGAGCTTGCCTCTGCCATTGCTCAAATAAGAACCATCTTCACCAAATACAAGCCTTCATGCTTACCGCAG TTGACGTTGAGAAGAGTCTAGAAGAGCTCTGGAGAGATGCTGAAAGCAAAGGCAAGCTCCGACGGGATCAGGACCCAAAAGCGGTGGAGGCAAACTCCAGCGTGGTACTCATTTTTCATGTCGTTGCCGGCGACATG TGTTCAGTATTGGGattggaagagaagaaaaagtcgCTGGATGAGAGAGGCGAGGGGGAAGAAGGAGGCGAGACTCGACTCGTGAGTACAAATGCG attttgttacaaacgACTGAAGGAgttaaatttatttgtgaaaacccACTAGATGTTATCATTCCTTTTATTATCTCATTTGAAGAGCTGAAAGGTGTAATATGTGAAAAGATTGATTCTGAGAGGGCAAGAAAGATATCGTGTATACTATACAGATATCCCATACCGGTGTTTGGCGGATTCGTCCAGTATCAAACCAAATATGTGACGGACGAACCGAGCATGcaggagatgttttcaatgtatattgaaaaccGGTCTCAGATctcgttcatcgagttgtatgttgagtttgaacaatctgaGGCTGACTGGAATATTCTACgggaagattataatagtgacagtgaagaagagttcAAAAGCAACTATGAATTTGTTGCTCCAaatggagatgaagatcaaggtgaCGGAACCATGGCCCCAGATGTGACAGAAGTGGCAAATGCACTCGCGAACGAAGTTCCGTTTGAGGAGCCATCGTTCATGCGAGTTTTAGACctggaagccatgcatgttccaGAATTTCCGGAATATATGACTGAAG CAGAAATTCCTATTGTGGAAGACGGTGAATTTCGCGTAGGTATGGAGTTCAGTTCAAGAGAAGCTGTTATTAAGGCAGTAAAAGACTATAGCATACGACGAAGTGTAGACTACCG GGTTAGCTTGATCAGCAGgaagtactgttgggttataaggaggtataatggtagtcacacATGTACAAGAGCCACCATTTCACAGgatcattcgaagctggattctatcacaattgcagaagcaataaagccacTAGTTGAGGCTGACCCATCCTTAAAGGTAAAATCGGTTATAGCAGAAGTCCAATCGAGGTTCAACTACACCGTCAGTTATCGGAAAGTatggttggctaagcaaaaggcagttgaaaaaatatttggtggTTGGGAG GTGGATGAGACTCACTTGTACGGAAAGTATAAGGGTTGTTTGCTTGTGGCAGTTTCACAAGATGGCAACAACAATATCGTCCCAATTGCATTTGCTattgtggagggagagacttctgatgcatggCATTTTTTCCTTAGTAACCTGTGTCAACATGTTGCAACTCGTGATGGTGTGGGTCTAATATCCGACAGGCACGAATCCATAAATGCAGCTGTGGAACGCAGTAACGGAGCGTGGTCACCTCCAAGAGCTTTTCATATGTTTTGCATCCGACATATAGAGTCAAACTTTTTGAGAACGTTCAAGGCACCGTACCTCCAAAAATTGGTCGTCAACATCG GATATTCTAGGACGGTGCGGGAGTATGAGGTGCATTACCAGAGGTTAAGGGAACGTGGCGAGGCATACACAAACTGGTTAAACCGCATTCCTCGCGAGCAGTACGCATTGGCCTTTGATGGTGGGTACCGATGGGGGCACATGACAACGAATCTTGTGGAGTGCATAAATTCAGTTttgaagggtgcacgcaatctcCCCATTACTGCTCTTGTGAAGGCAACATTCTACAGGTTAAATGAGTTATTCACCCGAAAAAGAGTGGAGGCGGAAGCAAGGATCAATGCTGGCCATGTATTCTCTGATATCGTGACCTCGAAGTTGCATGCAAACCAACTTGCATCAGGAAATATTCAG ATGGACCAAGTGCGGCGGGTGTACCGAGCAAGGTTTAGGCCACTAGGTAATCCTGCTACATGGACTGCTTACAACGGACCTCGGTTCATACCGAATCCGTACCTGAGACGG TATGATGGTTAA